The following proteins are co-located in the Xiphophorus maculatus strain JP 163 A chromosome 24, X_maculatus-5.0-male, whole genome shotgun sequence genome:
- the LOC102221247 gene encoding sorting nexin-9-like gives MAVKALVLYNFTAEPGNNELSVREGETVTIVDQTVGGGWITAQNAGGRTGLVPEGYLQIGGGGGGDSWSGGGAYQQSPAGGDDDDGEWDDDWDDQSVSSCHGNGNMEEEAGTLGRSTHGHTVKISLNKFPFSKGPNPEVFLLASPPATSRESLPVYVGEVGSVWLYPATPLDCVIADPKRESKLYGLKSFIEYQITPNTTSRTVNHRYKHFDWLYERLLEKFGSLLLIPSLPDKQVTGRFDEDFIRIRMERLQAWMTRMCRHPVVSQSEVFQLFLTYKDERDWKSGKRRAEKDETVGPMMFSLVQPEAAELDVAQVEQKCELYSRFTKSMDDGVRELLTVGQTHWKRCTGPLPKEYERIGRAFGNLSTVFNSSRYPGEETLTNALTAAGKTYEEIAQIVAQQPQKDLHFLLETNSEYKGLLGCFPEIIAVHKAAVDKVKEAERLVSTGRISSGDRKLMTQRVSSMSYALQAEMNHFHSNRIYDYNRVLQFYLEQQVAFYQQIADKLRETLSHFTTL, from the exons ATGGCTGTGAAG GCTCTGGTTCTGTACAACTTCACAGCGGAACCCGGGAACAACGAGCTGTCGGTCCGAGAGGGAGAGACGGTGACCATCGTGGACCAG ACTGTGGGCGGAGGCTGGATCACTGCTCAGAACGCCGGCGGCCGGACCGGGCTGGTACCTGAGGGGTATCTACAG ATCGGTGGTGGAGGAGGCGGAGACTCCTGGTCGGGGGGCGGGGCTTACCAGCAgtctccagcagggggcgacgaCGACGACGGCGAGTGGGACGACGACTGGGACGACCAGTCGGTTAGCAGTTGCCATGGAAACGGCAacatggaggaggaggcggGGACTTTGGGGCGGAGCACCCATGGACACACCGTCAAGATCTCCCTCAACAA GTTCCCGTTCTCCAAAGGGCCGAACCCAGAAGTCTTCCTATTGGCCAGCCCTCCTGCCACCAGCAGAGAAAGCCTTCCTGTTTAT GTGGGAGAGGTGGGGTCAGTGTGGCTCTACCCGGCGACGCCTCTGGACTGCGTCATCGCCGACCCGAAGAGAGAGTCCAAACTGTACGGCCTGAAGAGCTTCATAGAGTACCAGATCACCCCCAAC ACCACCAGCAGAACTGTCAATCATCGCTACAAGCATTTTGATTGGCTGTACGAGCGTCTCCTGGAGAAGTTTGGATCCTTGCTGCTGATCCCCTCCCTTCCTGACAAACAGGTGACAG GTCGGTTCGACGAAGACTTCATCAGGATCAGGATGGAGCGCCTGCAGGCCTGGATGACCAGGATGTGTCGCCACCCGGTGGTCTCCCAGAGCGAAGtcttccagctcttcctcaCCTACAAGGACGAGCGG GACTGGAAGTCTGGGAAGAGAAGGGCGGAGAAAGACGAGACGGTGGGTCCGATGATGTTCAGCCTGGTTCAGCCTGAAGCTGCAGAGCTCGACGTGGCCCAGGT GGAACAGAAGTGTGAGCTCTACAGTCGGTTCACCAAGTCCATGGACGATGGAGTCAGAGAGCTGCTGACCGTCGGACAGACGCACTGGAAACGCTGCACTGGAC ctctgcCTAAAGAGTACGAGCGGATCGGCCGGGCCTTTGGGAACCTGTCCACTGTTTTCAACAGCAGCAGGTATCCAG gagAGGAAACGCTGACAAACGCTTTGACAGCAGCTGGGAAAACGTATGAGGAGATCGCTCAGATCGTCGCCCAGcag cCTCAGAAGGATCTGCATTTCCTCCTGGAGACCAACAGCGAATATAAAGGCCTGCTGGGATGCTTCCCTGAAATCATCGCTGTCCACAAG GCTGCGGTGGACAAGGTGAAGGAGGCAGAGCGTCTGGTCTCCACAGGAAGGATCAGCAGCGGCGACAGGAAGCTGATGACCCAGCGCGTCAGCAGCATGAGCTACGCCCTGCAGG CTGAGATGAACCATTTCCATAGCAACAGGATCTACGACTACAACCGCGTGCTGCAGTTCTACCTGGAGCAGCAGGTGGCCTTCTACCAGCAG ATAGCAGACAAGCTGAGGGAAACGTTGAGTCACTTCACCACCCTGTGA
- the LOC102238345 gene encoding atypical chemokine receptor 3-like isoform X2, which produces MSLSSSDLSELVDQWEELNLTSNLSRVEAMMCSGAVSHAVLLLCLSILYIFIFLGGVASNVLVFWGGLWPFGEVVCKVTHLVFSLNLFSSIFFLTCMSVDSYLSATLLSGALGWRRKTLRRLICASLWLLALAASVPDTYFLQAVRSPHRDGAVCRPVYPPENPRDWMVGVQLSFLVLGFAVPFPIIAVFYLLLVAAIPPSSDPERRISRRIVLSYILVFLVCWLPFHAVLLLDTLALMNVLPFTCRMESFLDVALHLTQCFSLVHCCVNPILYNLWHRSYREQLMKAFVFRYSSRTGLARLIDTSETENSAVLVDRSGPV; this is translated from the exons ATGAGCCTGAGCAGCAGTGACCTCTCTGAGCTGGTGGACCAGTGGGAGGAGCTGAACTTGACCTCCAACCTGTCTCGGGTGGAGGCCATGATGTGTTCAGGCGCCGTCAGCCACGCCGtgctcctcctctgcctctccATCCTCTACATCTTCATCTTCCTGGGGGGCGTGGCCTCCAACGTCCTGGTGTTCTGG GGCGGACTCTGGCCGTTCGGAGAGGTCGTCTGTAAGGTCACCCATCTGGTGTTCAGCCTCAACCTGTTCAGCAGCATCTTCTTCCTCACCTGTATGAGCGTCGACAGCTACCTGTCCGCCACGCTGCTCTCTGGCGCCCTCggctggaggaggaagacgcTGCGGCGGTTGATCTGCGCGTCGCTCTGGCTGCTGGCGTTGGCGGCGTCCGTTCCCGACACCTACTTCCTGCAGGCCGTAAGGTCCCCCCACCGCGACGGCGCCGTGTGTCGACCCGTGTACCCGCCGGAGAACCCCCGGGACTGGATGGTGGGAGTCCAGCTCAGCTTCTTGGTGCTCGGCTTCGCCGTCCCGTTCCCCATCATCGCCGTCTTCTACCTGCTCCTGGTAGCCGCCATTCCTCCCAGCTCGGACCCGGAGCGCAGGATCAGCCGGCGCATCGTCCTCTCCTACATCCTGGTGTTTCTGGTGTGCTGGCTGCCGTTCCACGCCGTCCTGTTGCTGGACACTCTGGCGCTGATGAACGTCCTGCCCTTCACCTGCCGGATGGAGAGCTTCCTGGACGTGGCGCTGCACCTGACGCAGTGCTTCTCCTTGGTGCACTGCTGCGTCAACCCCATCCTCTACAACCTCTGGCACAGAAGCTACAGGGAGCAGCTGATGAAGGCCTTCGTCTTCAGGTACTCCTCCAGAACCGGGCTGGCCAGGCTCATCGACACCTCAGAGACAGAGAACTCTGCAGTCCTGGTGGACCGCAGCGGTCCAGTCTGA
- the LOC102238345 gene encoding atypical chemokine receptor 3-like isoform X1, producing MSLSSSDLSELVDQWEELNLTSNLSRVEAMMCSGAVSHAVLLLCLSILYIFIFLGGVASNVLVFWVSLRPDRARCGSRLYVVNLAAADLGVVLTLPVWVASLLQGGLWPFGEVVCKVTHLVFSLNLFSSIFFLTCMSVDSYLSATLLSGALGWRRKTLRRLICASLWLLALAASVPDTYFLQAVRSPHRDGAVCRPVYPPENPRDWMVGVQLSFLVLGFAVPFPIIAVFYLLLVAAIPPSSDPERRISRRIVLSYILVFLVCWLPFHAVLLLDTLALMNVLPFTCRMESFLDVALHLTQCFSLVHCCVNPILYNLWHRSYREQLMKAFVFRYSSRTGLARLIDTSETENSAVLVDRSGPV from the coding sequence ATGAGCCTGAGCAGCAGTGACCTCTCTGAGCTGGTGGACCAGTGGGAGGAGCTGAACTTGACCTCCAACCTGTCTCGGGTGGAGGCCATGATGTGTTCAGGCGCCGTCAGCCACGCCGtgctcctcctctgcctctccATCCTCTACATCTTCATCTTCCTGGGGGGCGTGGCCTCCAACGTCCTGGTGTTCTGGGTGAGCCTGCGGCCCGACCGGGCCCGGTGCGGGTCCCGGCTGTACGTGGTGAACCTGGCGGCGGCGGACCTGGGCGTGGTTCTGACCCTGCCCGTCTGGGTCGCCTCTCTGCTGCAGGGCGGACTCTGGCCGTTCGGAGAGGTCGTCTGTAAGGTCACCCATCTGGTGTTCAGCCTCAACCTGTTCAGCAGCATCTTCTTCCTCACCTGTATGAGCGTCGACAGCTACCTGTCCGCCACGCTGCTCTCTGGCGCCCTCggctggaggaggaagacgcTGCGGCGGTTGATCTGCGCGTCGCTCTGGCTGCTGGCGTTGGCGGCGTCCGTTCCCGACACCTACTTCCTGCAGGCCGTAAGGTCCCCCCACCGCGACGGCGCCGTGTGTCGACCCGTGTACCCGCCGGAGAACCCCCGGGACTGGATGGTGGGAGTCCAGCTCAGCTTCTTGGTGCTCGGCTTCGCCGTCCCGTTCCCCATCATCGCCGTCTTCTACCTGCTCCTGGTAGCCGCCATTCCTCCCAGCTCGGACCCGGAGCGCAGGATCAGCCGGCGCATCGTCCTCTCCTACATCCTGGTGTTTCTGGTGTGCTGGCTGCCGTTCCACGCCGTCCTGTTGCTGGACACTCTGGCGCTGATGAACGTCCTGCCCTTCACCTGCCGGATGGAGAGCTTCCTGGACGTGGCGCTGCACCTGACGCAGTGCTTCTCCTTGGTGCACTGCTGCGTCAACCCCATCCTCTACAACCTCTGGCACAGAAGCTACAGGGAGCAGCTGATGAAGGCCTTCGTCTTCAGGTACTCCTCCAGAACCGGGCTGGCCAGGCTCATCGACACCTCAGAGACAGAGAACTCTGCAGTCCTGGTGGACCGCAGCGGTCCAGTCTGA